A region from the Fundulus heteroclitus isolate FHET01 chromosome 22, MU-UCD_Fhet_4.1, whole genome shotgun sequence genome encodes:
- the fgfbp3 gene encoding fibroblast growth factor-binding protein 2 encodes MRAALCTCVFLLCLLFLAEAKRQPGQDKREKPRTPPPSPPPARRTRNRSVLSSGELTTKLGHSCTWQTSGEGLVSLLVNCSIETEGDQERYWCRYAGKPDLCQAYGVKSSQYWKQLVGKLKKRENACEGEKVLKAKTCKKAPGEAHMKLAQRSGEEEKMGGKEGGKKKGEAGGKSSNGGKVEKRKKKVKEEEEEKKKREERTEFDDEGMINDMEPVQTYCSEGWHSVCSFFVKFFEG; translated from the exons ATGCGTGCTGCCCTGTGTACCTGtgtcttcctcctctgcctcctcttcctcgccgAGGCCAAGCGGCAGCCCGGTCAGGACAAACGAGAAAAACCTCGCACGCCTCCGCCGTCGCCCCCGCCTGCCCGGAGGACCAGAAACCGTTCGGTGCTCAGCTCCGGAGAGCTGACCACCAAGCTGGGCCATAGCTGCACCTGGCAAACCTCTGGTGAAGGTCTGGTGAGCCTTCTGGTGAACTGCTCCATAGAAACCGAAGGAGACCAAGAGAG ATACTGGTGTCGTTATGCTGGTAAGCCTGACCTGTGCCAGGCCTACGGGGTAAAGTCCAGCCAGTACTGGAAGCAGCTGGTGGGAAAGCTGAAGAAACGGGAGAACGCCTGCGAAGGAGAAAAGGTGCTGAAGGCCAAAACCTGCAAGAAGGCGCCCGGCGAGGCCCACATGAAGCTGGCTCAGCGCAGCGGGGAGGAGGAAAAGATGGGAGGGAAagagggaggaaagaaaaaaggagaagctggaggaaaGAGCTCAAACGGAGGGAAGGTagagaagagaaagaagaaggtgaaggaggaagaggaggagaagaagaagagggaggAGAGGACTGAATTTGATGACGAAGGCATGATAAACGACATGGAACCCGTGCAGACGTACTGCAGCGAGGGATGGCACTCTGTTTGCTCCTTCTTCGTCAAATTTTTTGAGGGCTGA